In Enterobacter cloacae, the following are encoded in one genomic region:
- the livG gene encoding ABC transporter ATP-binding protein yields MQPAEGLFTRQLPGDRYREQTDPVLQLEAINVNFDGFQALTDLSLNIGVGELRCVIGPNGAGKTTLMDVITGKTRPKSGSAIYDQSIDLTTLEPAAIARNGIGRKFQKPTVFEALTVWENLEIAMKTDKSVWASLRAKLSGEQRDRIDEMLVLLRLSSERDRRAGLLSHGQKQFLEIGMLLVQDPHLLLLDEPAAGMTDAETEYTAELFRTLAGKHSLMVVEHDMGFVETIADHVTVLHQGRVLAEGSLREVQANEQVIEVYLGR; encoded by the coding sequence ATGCAGCCAGCCGAAGGACTTTTTACCCGCCAACTTCCCGGCGATCGTTACCGTGAACAGACTGACCCGGTGCTGCAGCTTGAGGCCATCAACGTGAATTTTGACGGTTTTCAGGCACTGACGGATCTCTCGTTAAACATCGGTGTAGGCGAGTTGCGCTGCGTTATTGGGCCAAACGGTGCAGGTAAAACCACACTGATGGATGTCATTACCGGTAAAACGCGGCCAAAAAGCGGAAGCGCGATTTACGACCAGTCCATCGACCTGACCACGCTGGAGCCTGCAGCCATTGCCCGAAACGGGATCGGGCGAAAATTCCAGAAACCCACGGTTTTTGAAGCCTTGACGGTGTGGGAAAACCTTGAAATTGCGATGAAAACGGACAAGTCCGTCTGGGCGAGCCTGCGGGCAAAACTCAGTGGCGAGCAACGCGATCGTATTGATGAAATGCTGGTGTTGCTGCGGCTCAGCAGCGAACGCGACCGCCGTGCAGGACTGCTCTCGCACGGGCAAAAGCAGTTTCTGGAGATCGGTATGCTGCTGGTACAGGATCCGCATTTGCTTCTGCTGGATGAACCTGCCGCCGGGATGACCGATGCGGAAACCGAATATACGGCGGAACTCTTCAGAACGCTGGCAGGCAAGCATTCACTGATGGTGGTGGAGCACGATATGGGGTTTGTCGAAACCATTGCCGATCACGTTACCGTGCTGCACCAGGGGCGTGTGCTGGCCGAGGGTTCATTGCGCGAGGTGCAGGCCAACGAGCAGGTGATTGAAGTCTATCTCGGACGCTAA
- the livF gene encoding ABC transporter ATP-binding protein → MLQVNELNQYYGGSHILRGVSFEAIAGEVTCLLGRNGVGKTTLLKCLMGLIPAKTGEIIWQGKKITHSKPHQRVQSGVAYVPQGREIFPRLTVEENVLLGLSRFSAREAKSVPEEIWQLFPVLQEMKHRRGGDLSGGQQQQLAIGRALASRPQLLILDEPTEGIQPSVIKEIGQVIRKLADRGDMAILLVEQFYDFAAELADSYLLMSRGTIIQRGRGENMAQEGVRGLVAI, encoded by the coding sequence ATGTTACAGGTTAACGAACTGAATCAGTATTACGGCGGAAGCCATATTCTGCGCGGCGTGAGCTTTGAGGCGATCGCCGGAGAAGTCACCTGCCTGTTGGGGCGCAACGGTGTGGGGAAAACCACCTTGCTGAAGTGCCTGATGGGGTTAATTCCGGCGAAAACGGGCGAGATAATATGGCAGGGGAAAAAAATTACCCACAGTAAACCGCACCAGCGGGTGCAGTCGGGGGTAGCGTATGTCCCGCAGGGGCGTGAAATTTTCCCGCGTTTAACCGTCGAAGAAAATGTGTTGCTGGGGCTGTCACGGTTTTCCGCCCGCGAGGCAAAGAGTGTCCCGGAGGAGATCTGGCAGCTTTTCCCGGTATTACAGGAGATGAAACATCGTCGCGGAGGCGATCTCTCCGGCGGGCAACAGCAACAGCTGGCGATTGGGCGCGCGCTGGCGAGTCGCCCTCAGCTTCTGATCCTCGATGAGCCGACGGAAGGTATTCAGCCTTCGGTCATTAAAGAAATTGGACAGGTGATCCGCAAGCTGGCAGACCGGGGTGATATGGCCATACTGCTGGTTGAGCAGTTTTACGATTTTGCGGCGGAGCTGGCTGACAGTTATCTGCTGATGTCGCGTGGCACCATTATTCAGCGAGGCCGTGGTGAAAATATGGCGCAGGAGGGGGTACGCGGGCTGGTTGCGATTTGA
- a CDS encoding metal-binding protein ZinT, translated as MVAHIGKFAMTLGALLASGQLFAHSHGHQMTAAEQQAANGVFEDKDVEDRALSDWDGVWQSVYPFLLDGSLDPVFKKKAEKDEHQSFDQVKAYYRTGYATDVDSVGIENNVMEFHKGNVTSRCHYSYSGYKILTYASGKKGVRYLFECKDAGSKAPKFVQFSDHIIGPKASSHFHIFMGNTSQEVLLKEMNNWPTYYPNEMYKEQVVEEMLHH; from the coding sequence TTGGTTGCACATATTGGAAAATTTGCCATGACTCTGGGGGCGCTGCTGGCCAGTGGTCAGCTGTTCGCCCATTCGCACGGACATCAGATGACGGCTGCGGAGCAGCAGGCAGCAAACGGTGTGTTTGAGGATAAAGACGTGGAGGACCGGGCGTTGTCTGACTGGGATGGTGTCTGGCAATCCGTTTATCCGTTTTTGCTTGATGGTTCCCTGGATCCGGTCTTTAAAAAGAAAGCGGAGAAGGATGAACATCAATCTTTTGATCAGGTGAAAGCCTATTACCGCACGGGCTATGCGACGGATGTCGATTCTGTCGGCATTGAAAATAACGTCATGGAGTTCCATAAAGGCAACGTGACCAGCCGCTGCCACTACAGCTATAGCGGCTACAAAATCCTGACCTATGCCTCAGGCAAAAAAGGTGTTCGCTACCTGTTCGAGTGTAAGGATGCTGGCAGTAAAGCGCCGAAGTTTGTCCAGTTCAGCGACCATATCATCGGGCCGAAAGCCTCCTCGCACTTCCATATCTTTATGGGCAATACCTCCCAGGAGGTGTTGCTGAAAGAGATGAATAACTGGCCGACGTATTATCCGAACGAGATGTACAAAGAGCAGGTGGTGGAAGAGATGTTGCACCATTGA
- a CDS encoding MFS transporter, which translates to MKPSIRRSTAALLASSLLLTIGRGATLPFMTIYLTRVYDMSVENIGYALTVALTIGVVFSLGFGILADKFDKKRYMLIAILAFIAGFVAIPLVNNVTLVVLFFALINCAYSVFSTVLKAWFADVLTPTEKARVFSLNYSFLNIGWTVGPPIGTLLVMYSLQLPFWLAAFCAALPLGFIHFFVQKSVALDTAEGKSTWQPSVLLKDRALFWYTLSGLLASYVGGSFASCISQYVLAANAGSDFAEKVVAVVLPVNAAVVVTLQYAIGRRISAANIRPLMTVATLFFILGLGGFMFSGENLIYWGIAAAVFTLGEIIYAPGEYMLIDNIAPPGMKASYFSAQALGWLGAAANPMITGIILTNLPHWSLFVIMMVAIVIAWLMILRGMSVKAWCEEPKVA; encoded by the coding sequence ATGAAACCATCTATCAGGCGCTCCACTGCGGCGCTGCTGGCATCGTCATTGTTGTTAACCATTGGTCGCGGGGCAACGCTGCCGTTTATGACCATCTATCTCACGCGCGTTTACGACATGAGCGTAGAGAATATTGGTTACGCCCTGACCGTGGCACTGACCATTGGCGTGGTGTTCAGTCTGGGGTTCGGGATCCTGGCCGATAAGTTCGATAAGAAGCGCTACATGCTGATCGCGATTCTGGCTTTTATCGCTGGTTTTGTCGCCATCCCGCTGGTGAACAACGTGACGCTGGTGGTGCTGTTCTTTGCCCTGATCAACTGTGCCTATTCCGTTTTTTCGACGGTACTGAAGGCCTGGTTTGCTGACGTCTTAACCCCCACTGAAAAAGCGCGCGTCTTTTCGCTGAACTACAGTTTTTTGAACATTGGCTGGACGGTCGGGCCTCCCATCGGCACGCTGCTGGTGATGTACAGCCTGCAACTGCCGTTCTGGCTGGCGGCCTTCTGTGCCGCGCTGCCGCTGGGGTTTATCCATTTCTTCGTCCAGAAAAGCGTGGCGCTGGACACCGCAGAGGGAAAATCGACGTGGCAACCTTCGGTCTTGCTCAAAGACCGCGCATTGTTCTGGTACACCCTGTCTGGCCTGCTTGCGTCATACGTGGGGGGGTCGTTCGCCAGCTGTATTTCGCAATATGTCCTGGCGGCGAATGCGGGTAGCGATTTTGCCGAAAAAGTCGTGGCCGTGGTGCTGCCCGTCAACGCCGCTGTGGTGGTGACGCTGCAATACGCAATCGGACGCAGGATCTCCGCTGCCAACATCCGTCCGTTAATGACCGTTGCGACCCTCTTCTTCATACTGGGGTTGGGTGGTTTTATGTTCTCCGGGGAAAACCTGATTTACTGGGGGATCGCGGCAGCCGTGTTTACGCTGGGGGAGATTATTTATGCGCCCGGCGAATATATGCTGATTGACAACATCGCCCCACCGGGAATGAAAGCAAGCTATTTCTCAGCACAGGCGCTGGGCTGGCTGGGGGCTGCGGCCAACCCGATGATCACCGGTATCATTCTGACCAACTTACCGCACTGGTCGCTGTTTGTGATCATGATGGTCGCCATTGTGATTGCCTGGCTGATGATTTTGCGTGGAATGAGCGTGAAAGCGTGGTGTGAGGAACCGAAAGTGGCGTAA